A section of the Vidua chalybeata isolate OUT-0048 chromosome 32, bVidCha1 merged haplotype, whole genome shotgun sequence genome encodes:
- the BSCL2 gene encoding seipin isoform X1, translating into MAPGGFPAAPPPPLLTWGAQVGRGARRALLRGALGLSLALLLLWASLFLYGSFYWAYLPAAAVLRPLHLAFRSDCDSPGPELCSFPSANVSLLGEHREKVLLYGQLYRISLELELPESPVNRELGMFMVTLTCYGAGGRTLATAARSAMLHYRSRLLRALHTAAFAGLFLSGFAEQSQTLELELMARYREDPYTPTVGALVEIRSRRVQLYGARLRVHAHFSGLRYLLYHFPLTSAVLGVAGNWALLALLTLGGYLQWGRGPRPPRPAQERPSQGGAPGEGEGTAPDLSASPQNPEEPEILGASEPSQDPALLSAVNAPSEEGEGQEEEEAEGEGQEEEGVTPTPLPPLPDGPSPRQRHLCSSS; encoded by the exons ATGGCTCCGGGGGGGttccccgcggccccgcccccgccgctgcTCACCTGGGGGGCTCAggtggggcggggggcgcggcgggcgctgcTGCGGGGGGcgctggggctgagcctggcgctgctgctgctctgggcctCGCTCTTCCTCTACGGCTCCTTCTACTGGGCCTACCTGCCCGCGGCCGCCGTGCTGCGCCCGCTGCACCTGGCCTTCAG GTCGGACTGTGACAGCCCCGGGCCCgagctctgctccttcccctcgGCCAACGTGTCCCTGCTGGGGGAGCACCGCGAGAAG GTGCTGCTCTACGGGCAGCTGTACCGGATCTcgctggagctggagctgccggAGTCGCCGGTGAACCGCGAGCTCGGGATGTTCATGGTGACCCTGACCTGCTACGGCGCCGGCGGGAGAACGCTGGCCACGGCCGCGCGCTCg GCCATGCTGCACTACCGCTCGCGCCTGCTGCGGGCCCTGCACACCGCGGCCTTCGCCGGCCTCTTCCTCAGCGGCTTCGCCGAGCAGAGCCAgaccctggagctggagctgatgGCGCGCTACCGCGAGGACCCC TACACGCCCACCGTGGGGGCTCTGGTGGAGATCCGCAGCCGGCGGGTGCAGCTCTACGGGGCGCGGCTGCGCGTGCACGCGCACTTCAGCGGCCTCAG GTACCTGCTGTACCACTTCCCGCTGACCTCGGCCGTGCTGGGCGTGGCCGGGAATTGggcgctgctggcgctgctCACCCTGGGGGGGTACCTGCAGTGGGGGCGGggcccgcgcccgccccgccccgcccag GAGCGGCCGAGCCAGGGAGGAGCccccggggagggggaggggacag ccccagacCTTTCAGCCTCCCCCCAAAATCCGGAGGAGCCCGAAATCCTGGGAGCCTCGGAGCCGAGccagg accccgCCCTCCTCAGCGCCGTCAACGCCCCCAGcgaggagggggaggggcaggaggaagaggaggcagagggggaggggcaggaggaagagggggtCACCCCCacgcccctcccccccctcccggacggcccctccccccgccagcgccacctctgctccagctcctga
- the BSCL2 gene encoding seipin isoform X2 produces MSRKCEAKMSVVPSCAQLCQVYLRYIPGVSQLCQMYLRCPRCIPGVSQLYPGVPRCIPGVSQVCPGISQVCPPQVLLYGQLYRISLELELPESPVNRELGMFMVTLTCYGAGGRTLATAARSAMLHYRSRLLRALHTAAFAGLFLSGFAEQSQTLELELMARYREDPYTPTVGALVEIRSRRVQLYGARLRVHAHFSGLRYLLYHFPLTSAVLGVAGNWALLALLTLGGYLQWGRGPRPPRPAQERPSQGGAPGEGEGTAPDLSASPQNPEEPEILGASEPSQDPALLSAVNAPSEEGEGQEEEEAEGEGQEEEGVTPTPLPPLPDGPSPRQRHLCSSS; encoded by the exons ATGTCCCGAAAATGTGAGGCAAAAATGTCAgttgtgcccagctgtgcccagctgtgccaggtgtATCTCAGGTATATCCCAGGTgtctcccagctgtgccagatgTATctcaggtgtcccag gtgtatcccaggtgtatcccagctgtacccaggtgtgcccaggtgtatcccaggtgtatctcaggtgtgcccaggtatatcccag gtgtgccctcCGCAGGTGCTGCTCTACGGGCAGCTGTACCGGATCTcgctggagctggagctgccggAGTCGCCGGTGAACCGCGAGCTCGGGATGTTCATGGTGACCCTGACCTGCTACGGCGCCGGCGGGAGAACGCTGGCCACGGCCGCGCGCTCg GCCATGCTGCACTACCGCTCGCGCCTGCTGCGGGCCCTGCACACCGCGGCCTTCGCCGGCCTCTTCCTCAGCGGCTTCGCCGAGCAGAGCCAgaccctggagctggagctgatgGCGCGCTACCGCGAGGACCCC TACACGCCCACCGTGGGGGCTCTGGTGGAGATCCGCAGCCGGCGGGTGCAGCTCTACGGGGCGCGGCTGCGCGTGCACGCGCACTTCAGCGGCCTCAG GTACCTGCTGTACCACTTCCCGCTGACCTCGGCCGTGCTGGGCGTGGCCGGGAATTGggcgctgctggcgctgctCACCCTGGGGGGGTACCTGCAGTGGGGGCGGggcccgcgcccgccccgccccgcccag GAGCGGCCGAGCCAGGGAGGAGCccccggggagggggaggggacag ccccagacCTTTCAGCCTCCCCCCAAAATCCGGAGGAGCCCGAAATCCTGGGAGCCTCGGAGCCGAGccagg accccgCCCTCCTCAGCGCCGTCAACGCCCCCAGcgaggagggggaggggcaggaggaagaggaggcagagggggaggggcaggaggaagagggggtCACCCCCacgcccctcccccccctcccggacggcccctccccccgccagcgccacctctgctccagctcctga
- the UBXN1 gene encoding UBX domain-containing protein 1, producing MMAAGGGAGPGRALEALLEMGFGARRAAKALALTGNRGVEPAMDWLVAHEDDPDSDPEFPPDLGALPSGLGGPRQPPAPEDETQKLLSEAGQERERRRRGQELAKLREWRRDEERRRAAEERRRDRAEERAARQRVREKIERDKAERAQRFAPAAAPEPPQEPPQEPPQAAPARREHEHCRIQLRLPDGRALTQSFRAREPLAAVRLFVELQGGPGGPGGDTGGPPQPFCLRTAFPRRLFTEEDMEKPLQELGLVPSAVVIVAKKEGS from the exons ATGatggcggcgggcggcggggccgggcccgggcgggcCCTGGAGGCgctgctggagatgggattCGGGGCCCGGCGCGC GGCGAAGGCGCTGGCGCTGACCGGGAACCGCGGCGTGGAACCGGCCATGGACTG gCTGGTGGCTCACGAGGACGACCCCGACTCGGACCCCGAATTCCCCCCGGATTTGGGGGCGCTGCCCTCGGGCCTGGGGGGGCCCCGGCAGCCGCCGGCCCCAGAGGACGAGACCCAGAA GCTCCTCTCCGAGGCCGGGCAGGAGCGCGAGCGGCGCCGCCgggggcaggagctggccaAGCTGCGGGAATGGCGGCGGGACGAGGAGCGGCGCCGCGCGGCCGAGGAGCGGCGCCGGGACCGGGCCGAGGAGCGAGCGGCGCG GCAGAGGGTGCGGGAGAAGATTGAGCGGGACAAGGCGGAGCGGGCGCAGAGG ttcgcccccgcggccgccccggagcccccccaggagcccccccAGGAGCCCCCGCAGGCGGCGCCGGCGCGGCGGGAGCACGAGCACTGCCGGATCCAG CTCCGCCTCCCGGACGGGCGCGCTCTCACCCAGAGCTTCCGGGCGCGGGAGCCGCTGGCGGCCGTGCGGCTCTTCGTGGAGCTGCAGGGGGGCccggggggcccggggggcgACACGGGGGGGCCCCCCCAGCCCTTCTGCCTCCGCACGGCCTTTCCCCGGCGCCTCTTCACCGAGGAGGACATGGAGAAacccctgcaggagctgg GCCTGGTTCCCTCCGCCGTCGTCATCGTGGCCAAAAAGGAGGGGAGCTGa
- the DMAC1 gene encoding distal membrane-arm assembly complex protein 1, which yields MSPRGAEAGPGAAPGPGAASPREELGGCWSCRLLSGAGLLMAAVWLYQGPRSAMRNGIPPSTSAIAQITLAAALGAWAIVVLADPVGRRRRREP from the exons ATGTCGCCGCGGGGCGcggaggccgggccgggcgcggcgcCGGGGCCCGGGGCGGCCTCGCCGCGGGAGGAGCTCGgcggctgctggagctgccgcCTGCTGAGCGGCGCGGGGCTGCTCATGGCCGCCGTGTGGCTGTACCAGGGCCCGCGCAGCGCCATGAGGAACGGCATCCCCCCCTCCACGTCCGCCATCGCCCAGATCACCTTGGCAGCCG CTCTGGGCGCCTGGGCCATCGTCGTGCTCGCCGACCCCGTGGGACGGAGGCGCCGCCGGGAGCCCTGA
- the LOC128801930 gene encoding ubiquinol-cytochrome-c reductase complex assembly factor 3-like, with protein sequence MALDRRWPRALARGAVPVGLGLLLWAALAGGEQERQQPLKGRAGADAATLAHRRRHNELIMAALREAAETDDNVAQRGVPWRK encoded by the exons ATGGCGCTGGATCGGCGGTGGCCTCGGGCGCTCGCCCGCGGCGCCGTCCCGgttgggctggggctgctgctgtgggcgGCGCTGGCGGGCGGCGAGCAGGAGCGGCAGCAGCCGCTGAAG GGACGGGCCGGGGCGGACGCCGCGACTTTGGCGCATCGGCGGCGCCACAATGAGCTGATCATGGCGGCCCTGCGCGAGGCGGCCGAGACCGACGACAACGTGGCGCAGCGGGGGGTGCCGTGGCGGAAGTGA
- the C32H11orf98 gene encoding uncharacterized protein C11orf98 homolog translates to MISAGRGKGVRGSATGSAAEPEVAAGAMGIGGKINRPRTELRKKLFKRRRERARGRRQKRRSVSVAAVSAPLWGKRQRKELKRLRWAARGALKAAATEGKRPREEAPSGDVEMAEAAAE, encoded by the exons ATGATATCTGCGGGGAGGGGCAAAGGGGTGAGGGGCTCTGCGACCGGAAGTGCGGCCGAACCGGAAGTGGCGGCCGGCGCGATGGGGATCGGCGGCAAAATCAACCGGCCCCGAACG GAGCTGCGCAAGAAGCTCTTCaagcggcggcgggagcgggcgcgggggcggcggcagAAGCGGCG GTCGGTGTCGGTCGCGGCGGTGTCGGCCCCGCTGTGGGGGAAGCGGCAGCGGAAGGAGCTGAAGCGGCTGCGGTGGGCGGCGCGCGGGG CGCTGAAGGCGGCGGCGACCGAGGGGAAGAGGCCGCGGGAGGAGGCGCCGAGCGGCGACGTGGAGATGGCGGAGGCGGCAGCGGAGTGA
- the INTS5 gene encoding integrator complex subunit 5: MSALCDPPGAASPPRPPLSAQELSQEVKAFLSGLDPAQGTPLSPAAHARCALRLLRCLPPARHAALQHLRGLFDEQVCAHLLQREAPAAAAAAAKASPGAEALQEARRALAELVAANPRAWAPGVAAWASELMGQLSSKYAGRPGVPPAASLNELLQLWMACPATRALLDIYSQCLAAMAGSCPDACVDALLDTSVQHSPHFDWVVAHVGSSFPGTIISRVLSCGLKDFCAHGGGAGGEAAGADKRAPKIASVVGILGHLASRHAGSIKQELLRMFHESLGSPREHHKATVPFLLQLALMSPALLATVSAELVDSLKPPVLNQLHQHFSALPRDELEGVVGVVVHLLCHTSAGALRTLRFLLATAAPASVIAAPGPALHEGVREACERLLQLLLLHLQKLVHGRGSAGPADCPARPVPFLEALRPHVRELCQDALRLERRRRLWQHQLLALLAVHSAPHGAAEALFFLLALARTPEELALAPQLHAGLRAVLPDPLPAAVAAAVAQIHAGRLPEPQLAQLLRNLALLLQPRDADGEPGEPALGAALARHLPDLAQLLLHPRAEVAEAACRLLAACPLPRALPPAHLLPAVRAAVRRFFAGLRLGDAAALAPGVRLLARLSAVSPAAAKAVLAQLVEGALGGRDAELFGGGAAEPDGREAAPPPPANAAAASLLDDNRRFTAGPNAAGGVWSVFHAGVIGRGPKPAGGGGRRGAEELSRNTQTFLSLVLRCCRGSGPAVGAEAAKAVAAALVEAVCPEAAGAELAWPPEELARATVERDLRILRRFRQHPLLFPLLRLVAGGRPALCYCSVLLRGLLAGLVAHWDACRAGSTAASPWHLRASCALVALLAEGSLLPPVLGNMHELFPELAPFEVHLLLLSVWGYLRDNSPLPQKFTFQPELGVFRRDFGRDGDLGKHLAVLHSVLHRNIHRLGLLAARFYP; this comes from the exons atgtcGGCGCTGTGCGACCCCCCCGGCGCCGCcagccccccccggcccccgctCAG CGCGCAGGAGCTCTCGCAGGAGGTGAAGGCGTTCCTGAGCGGGCTGGACCCGGCGCAGGGCACGCCGCTGTCGCCGGCGGCGCACGCCCGCTGCGCGCTGCGCCTGCTGCGCTGCCTGCCCCCGGCGCGCCACGCCGCGCTGCAGCACCTGCGCGGCCTCTTCGACGAGCAGGTGTGCGCCCACCTGCTGCAGCGCGaggcgcccgccgccgccgccgccgccgccaagGCCTCGCCGGGCGCCGAGGCGCTGCAGGAGGCGCGGCGCGCGCTGGCCGAGCTGGTGGCCGCCAACCCGCGGGCCTGGGCGCCCGGCGTGGCCGCCTGGGCCAGCGAGCTGATGGGGCAGCTGAGCAGCAAGTACGCCGGGCGGCCCGGGGTGCCGCCGGCCGCCAGCCTCAAcgagctgctgcagctgtggatgGCGTGCCCGGCCACGCGGGCGCTGCTGGACATCTACAGCCAGTGCCTGGCCGCCATGGCGGGCAGCTGCCCCGACGCCTGCGTGGACGCGCTGCTGGACACGTCGGTGCAGCACTCGCCGCACTTCGACTGGGTGGTGGCGCACGTGGGCTCCTCCTTCCCCGGCACCATCATCAGCCGCGTGCTCTCCTGCGGCCTCAAGGACTTCTGCGCCCacggcggcggcgccggcggcgAGGCGGCGGGCGCCGACAAGCGGGCGCCCAAGATCGCCTCGGTGGTCGGCATCCTGGGCCACCTGGCGTCGCGGCACGCCGGCAGCAtcaagcaggagctgctgcgcATGTTCCACGAGAGCCTGGGCTCGCCCCGCGAGCACCACAAGGCCACGgtgcccttcctgctgcagctggcgCTGATGTCGCCGGCGCTGCTGGCCACCGTGTCGGCCGAGCTGGTGGACTCGCTGAAGCCGCCGGTGCTGAACCAGCTGCACCAGCACTTCTCGGCGCTGCCCCGCGACGAGCTGGAGGGCGTGGTGGGCGTGGTGGTGCACCTGCTGTGCCACACCTCGGCCGGCGCGCTGCGGACGCTGCGCTTCCTGCTGGCCACGGCCGCGCCCGCCTCGGTCATcgccgcgccggggccggcGCTGCACGAGGGCGTCCGCGAGGCCTGCGAGcgcctgctgcagctgctgctgctgcacctgcaGAAGCTGGTGCACGGCCGCGGCTCCGCCGGCCCGGCCGACTGCCCGGCGCGCCCGGTGCCCTTCCTGGAGGCGCTGCGGCCGCACGTGCGCGAGCTGTGCCAGGACGCGCTGCGGCTGGAGCGGCGCCGCCGCCtgtggcagcaccagctgctggcgctgctggcGGTGCACTCGGCGCCGCACGGCGCGGCCGAGGCGCTCTTCTTCCTGCTGGCGCTGGCCCGCACGCCCGAGGAGCTGGCGCTGGCGCCGCAGCTGCACGCGGGGCTGCGCGCCGTGCTGCCCGACCCGCTGCCCGCCGCCGTGGCCGCGGCCGTGGCGCAGATCCACGCCGGCCGCCTGCCCGAGCCGCAGCTGGCGCAGCTCCTGCGCAACCtggcgctgctgctgcagccccgcgACGCCGACGGCGAGCCGGGCGAGCCGGCGCTGGGCGCGGCGCTGGCGCGGCACCTGCCCGACCTGgcgcagctgctgctgcacccgCGGGCCGAGGTGGCTGAGGCGGCGTGCCGGCTGCTGGCCGCCTGCCCGCTGccccgggcgctgccgccggcGCACCTGCTGCCGGCCGTGCGCGCCGCCGTGCGCCGCTTCTTCGCCGGGCTGCGGCTGGGCGACGCGGCCGCGCTGGCCCCCGGCGTGCGGCTGCTGGCCCGGCTCAGCGCCGTCAGCCCCGCGGCCGCCAAGGCCGTGCTGGCGCAGCTGGTGGAGGGCGCGCTGGGCGGCCGCGACGCCGAGCTCTtcggcggcggcgcggccgagCCGGACGGGCGCGaggccgcgccgccgccgcccgccaACGCCGCCGCGGCGTCGCTGCTGGACGACAACCGGCGCTTCACCGCCGGCCCCAACGCCGCCGGCGGCGTCTGGTCCGTGTTCCACGCCGGCGTCATCGGCCGCGGGCCCAAgccggcgggcggcggcgggcggcgcggcgccgAGGAGCTGAGCCGCAACACGCAGACCTTCCTGAGCCTGGTGCTGCGCTGCTGccgcggctccggccccgccgtgGGCGCCGAGGCCGCCAaggcggtggcggcggcgctggTGGAGGCCGTGTGCCCCGAGGCGGCCGGCGCCGAGCTGGCCTGGCCGCCCGAGGAGCTGGCCCGCGCCACGGTGGAGCGGGACCTGCGCATCCTGCGGCGCTTCCGGCAGCACCCGCTGCTCTTCCCGCTGCTGCGCCTGGTGGCCGGCGGCCGCCCGGCCCTGTGCTACTGCTCCGTGCTGCTGCGCGGGCTGCTGGCCGGGCTGGTGGCCCACTGGGACGCGTGCCGGGCCGGCAGCACGGCGGCCTCGCCCTGGCACCTGCGGGCGTCGTGCGCGCTGGTGGCGCTGCTGGCCGAGGGCTCGCTGCTGCCGCCCGTGCTGGGCAACATGCACGAGCTGTTCCCCGAGCTGGCGCCCTTCGAGgtgcacctgctgctgctcagcgTCTGGGGCTACCTGCGCGACAACAGCCCCCTGCCCCAGAAGTTCACCTTCCAGCCCGAGCTCGGCGTCTTCCGCCGCGACTTCGGCCGCGACGGCGACCTGGGCAAGCACCTGGCCGTGCTGCACAGCGTGCTGCACCGCAACATCCACcgcctggggctgctggccgCGCGCTTCTACCCCTGA
- the POLR2G gene encoding DNA-directed RNA polymerase II subunit RPB7 isoform X7, with amino-acid sequence MFYHISLEHEILLHPRYFGPNLLNTVKQKLFTEVEGTCTGKYGFVIAVTTIDNIGAGVIQPGRGFVLYPVRYKAIVFRPFKGEVVDAVVTQVNKVGLFTEIGPMSCFISRHSIPSEMEFDPNSNPPCYKTVDEDIVIQQDDEIRLKIVGTRVDKNDIFAIGSLMDDYLGLVS; translated from the exons ATGTTTTACCAC ATCTCCCTGGAGCACGAGATCCTCCTGCACCCCCGGTACTTCGGGCCCAACCTGCTCAACACCGTCAAACAGAAGCTCTTCACCGAGGTGGAGGGGACCTGCACCGGGAA GTACGGGTTTGTGATCGCTGTCACCACCATCGATAACATCGGCGCCGGGGTGATCCAGCCCGGCCGCGGGTTCGTTCTCTACCCCGTGCGCTACAAGGCCATCGTGTTCCGGCCCTTCAAGGGCGAGGTGGTGGACGCCGTGGTCACCCAGGTGAACAAG gtcGGGCTCTTCACCGAGATCGGGCCGATGTCCTGCTTCATCTCCCGCCAC tccATCCCCTCCGAGATGGAATTCGACCCCAACTCCAACCCCCCCTGCTACAAAACCGTGGACGAG GACATCGTGATCCAGCAGGACGACGAGATCCGGCTGAAGATCGTGGGGACGAGGGTGGACAAGAACGACATC TTTGCCATCGGCTCCTTGATGGACGATTACCTGG GCCTCGTCAGCTga
- the POLR2G gene encoding DNA-directed RNA polymerase II subunit RPB7 isoform X4, producing MFYHISLEHEILLHPRYFGPNLLNTVKQKLFTEVEGTCTGKYGFVIAVTTIDNIGAGVIQPGRGFVLYPVRYKAIVFRPFKGEVVDAVVTQVNKSIPSEMEFDPNSNPPCYKTVDEDIVIQQDDEIRLKIVGTRVDKNDIFAIGSLMDDYLGLVS from the exons ATGTTTTACCAC ATCTCCCTGGAGCACGAGATCCTCCTGCACCCCCGGTACTTCGGGCCCAACCTGCTCAACACCGTCAAACAGAAGCTCTTCACCGAGGTGGAGGGGACCTGCACCGGGAA GTACGGGTTTGTGATCGCTGTCACCACCATCGATAACATCGGCGCCGGGGTGATCCAGCCCGGCCGCGGGTTCGTTCTCTACCCCGTGCGCTACAAGGCCATCGTGTTCCGGCCCTTCAAGGGCGAGGTGGTGGACGCCGTGGTCACCCAGGTGAACAAG tccATCCCCTCCGAGATGGAATTCGACCCCAACTCCAACCCCCCCTGCTACAAAACCGTGGACGAG GACATCGTGATCCAGCAGGACGACGAGATCCGGCTGAAGATCGTGGGGACGAGGGTGGACAAGAACGACATC TTTGCCATCGGCTCCTTGATGGACGATTACCTGG GCCTCGTCAGCTga
- the POLR2G gene encoding DNA-directed RNA polymerase II subunit RPB7 isoform X1 — MFYHISLEHEILLHPRYFGPNLLNTVKQKLFTEVEGTCTGKYGFVIAVTTIDNIGAGVIQPGRGFVLYPVRYKAIVFRPFKGEVVDAVVTQVGLFTEIGPMSCFISRHSIPSEMEFDPNSNPPCYKTVDEDIVIQQDDEIRLKIVGTRVDKNDIFAIGSLMDDYLGLVS, encoded by the exons ATGTTTTACCAC ATCTCCCTGGAGCACGAGATCCTCCTGCACCCCCGGTACTTCGGGCCCAACCTGCTCAACACCGTCAAACAGAAGCTCTTCACCGAGGTGGAGGGGACCTGCACCGGGAA GTACGGGTTTGTGATCGCTGTCACCACCATCGATAACATCGGCGCCGGGGTGATCCAGCCCGGCCGCGGGTTCGTTCTCTACCCCGTGCGCTACAAGGCCATCGTGTTCCGGCCCTTCAAGGGCGAGGTGGTGGACGCCGTGGTCACCCAG gtcGGGCTCTTCACCGAGATCGGGCCGATGTCCTGCTTCATCTCCCGCCAC tccATCCCCTCCGAGATGGAATTCGACCCCAACTCCAACCCCCCCTGCTACAAAACCGTGGACGAG GACATCGTGATCCAGCAGGACGACGAGATCCGGCTGAAGATCGTGGGGACGAGGGTGGACAAGAACGACATC TTTGCCATCGGCTCCTTGATGGACGATTACCTGG GCCTCGTCAGCTga
- the POLR2G gene encoding DNA-directed RNA polymerase II subunit RPB7 isoform X2, translating into MFYHISLEHEILLHPRYFGPNLLNTVKQKLFTEVEGTCTGKYGFVIAVTTIDNIGAGVIQPGRGFVLYPVRYKAIVFRPFKGEVVDAVVTQVNKVGLFTEIGPMSCFISRHSIPSEMEFDPNSNPPCYKTVDEQDDEIRLKIVGTRVDKNDIFAIGSLMDDYLGLVS; encoded by the exons ATGTTTTACCAC ATCTCCCTGGAGCACGAGATCCTCCTGCACCCCCGGTACTTCGGGCCCAACCTGCTCAACACCGTCAAACAGAAGCTCTTCACCGAGGTGGAGGGGACCTGCACCGGGAA GTACGGGTTTGTGATCGCTGTCACCACCATCGATAACATCGGCGCCGGGGTGATCCAGCCCGGCCGCGGGTTCGTTCTCTACCCCGTGCGCTACAAGGCCATCGTGTTCCGGCCCTTCAAGGGCGAGGTGGTGGACGCCGTGGTCACCCAGGTGAACAAG gtcGGGCTCTTCACCGAGATCGGGCCGATGTCCTGCTTCATCTCCCGCCAC tccATCCCCTCCGAGATGGAATTCGACCCCAACTCCAACCCCCCCTGCTACAAAACCGTGGACGAG CAGGACGACGAGATCCGGCTGAAGATCGTGGGGACGAGGGTGGACAAGAACGACATC TTTGCCATCGGCTCCTTGATGGACGATTACCTGG GCCTCGTCAGCTga
- the POLR2G gene encoding DNA-directed RNA polymerase II subunit RPB7 isoform X5, with amino-acid sequence MFYHISLEHEILLHPRYFGPNLLNTVKQKLFTEVEGTCTGKYGFVIAVTTIDNIGAGVIQPGRGFVLYPVRYKAIVFRPFKGEVVDAVVTQSIPSEMEFDPNSNPPCYKTVDEDIVIQQDDEIRLKIVGTRVDKNDIFAIGSLMDDYLGLVS; translated from the exons ATGTTTTACCAC ATCTCCCTGGAGCACGAGATCCTCCTGCACCCCCGGTACTTCGGGCCCAACCTGCTCAACACCGTCAAACAGAAGCTCTTCACCGAGGTGGAGGGGACCTGCACCGGGAA GTACGGGTTTGTGATCGCTGTCACCACCATCGATAACATCGGCGCCGGGGTGATCCAGCCCGGCCGCGGGTTCGTTCTCTACCCCGTGCGCTACAAGGCCATCGTGTTCCGGCCCTTCAAGGGCGAGGTGGTGGACGCCGTGGTCACCCAG tccATCCCCTCCGAGATGGAATTCGACCCCAACTCCAACCCCCCCTGCTACAAAACCGTGGACGAG GACATCGTGATCCAGCAGGACGACGAGATCCGGCTGAAGATCGTGGGGACGAGGGTGGACAAGAACGACATC TTTGCCATCGGCTCCTTGATGGACGATTACCTGG GCCTCGTCAGCTga
- the POLR2G gene encoding DNA-directed RNA polymerase II subunit RPB7 isoform X3, with translation MFYHISLEHEILLHPRYFGPNLLNTVKQKLFTEVEGTCTGKYGFVIAVTTIDNIGAGVIQPGRGFVLYPVRYKAIVFRPFKGEVVDAVVTQVNKVGLFTEIGPMSCFISRHSIPSEMEFDPNSNPPCYKTVDEDDEIRLKIVGTRVDKNDIFAIGSLMDDYLGLVS, from the exons ATGTTTTACCAC ATCTCCCTGGAGCACGAGATCCTCCTGCACCCCCGGTACTTCGGGCCCAACCTGCTCAACACCGTCAAACAGAAGCTCTTCACCGAGGTGGAGGGGACCTGCACCGGGAA GTACGGGTTTGTGATCGCTGTCACCACCATCGATAACATCGGCGCCGGGGTGATCCAGCCCGGCCGCGGGTTCGTTCTCTACCCCGTGCGCTACAAGGCCATCGTGTTCCGGCCCTTCAAGGGCGAGGTGGTGGACGCCGTGGTCACCCAGGTGAACAAG gtcGGGCTCTTCACCGAGATCGGGCCGATGTCCTGCTTCATCTCCCGCCAC tccATCCCCTCCGAGATGGAATTCGACCCCAACTCCAACCCCCCCTGCTACAAAACCGTGGACGAG GACGACGAGATCCGGCTGAAGATCGTGGGGACGAGGGTGGACAAGAACGACATC TTTGCCATCGGCTCCTTGATGGACGATTACCTGG GCCTCGTCAGCTga
- the POLR2G gene encoding DNA-directed RNA polymerase II subunit RPB7 isoform X6 produces MFYHISLEHEILLHPRYFGPNLLNTVKQKLFTEVEGTCTGKYGFVIAVTTIDNIGAGVIQPGRGFVLYPVRYKAIVFRPFKGEVVDAVVTQVNKSIPSEMEFDPNSNPPCYKTVDEDDEIRLKIVGTRVDKNDIFAIGSLMDDYLGLVS; encoded by the exons ATGTTTTACCAC ATCTCCCTGGAGCACGAGATCCTCCTGCACCCCCGGTACTTCGGGCCCAACCTGCTCAACACCGTCAAACAGAAGCTCTTCACCGAGGTGGAGGGGACCTGCACCGGGAA GTACGGGTTTGTGATCGCTGTCACCACCATCGATAACATCGGCGCCGGGGTGATCCAGCCCGGCCGCGGGTTCGTTCTCTACCCCGTGCGCTACAAGGCCATCGTGTTCCGGCCCTTCAAGGGCGAGGTGGTGGACGCCGTGGTCACCCAGGTGAACAAG tccATCCCCTCCGAGATGGAATTCGACCCCAACTCCAACCCCCCCTGCTACAAAACCGTGGACGAG GACGACGAGATCCGGCTGAAGATCGTGGGGACGAGGGTGGACAAGAACGACATC TTTGCCATCGGCTCCTTGATGGACGATTACCTGG GCCTCGTCAGCTga